The proteins below are encoded in one region of Oharaeibacter diazotrophicus:
- a CDS encoding PepSY domain-containing protein, whose amino-acid sequence MTRPALVLVALLVATAFAAGPACARDGGGGSDGGDGGGGGGGDGGGGGHGGGNDDGGGRGGDDHDDDGDDHGGGGGNGRGDGIRLGHDEARAAVERGEMVPLSQVLRMIRRSGRGEPIDVELVRRRTGRVIYEVIVLDEQRHLVRLFVDAADNRILAAGGY is encoded by the coding sequence ATGACACGTCCCGCCCTCGTCCTCGTCGCGCTCCTCGTCGCCACGGCGTTCGCCGCCGGGCCGGCCTGCGCCCGCGACGGTGGCGGCGGAAGCGACGGTGGCGACGGCGGCGGCGGCGGCGGTGGCGACGGCGGCGGCGGCGGCCACGGCGGGGGGAACGACGACGGCGGCGGCCGTGGCGGCGACGACCACGACGACGACGGCGACGATCACGGCGGAGGCGGCGGCAACGGCCGCGGCGACGGCATCCGGCTCGGCCACGACGAGGCGCGCGCCGCCGTCGAGCGCGGCGAGATGGTACCGTTGTCGCAGGTGCTGCGGATGATCCGCCGCAGCGGCCGCGGCGAGCCGATCGACGTCGAACTGGTGCGGCGCCGGACGGGACGGGTGATCTACGAGGTGATCGTGCTCGACGAGCAGCGCCACCTCGTGCGTCTCTTCGTGGACGCGGCCGACAACCGCATCCTGGCGGCGGGAGGGTATTGA
- a CDS encoding response regulator transcription factor: MRILVVEDEAAIAREVAAALREVGYVVDVTDNGEDAWFLADTENLDAMVLDLGLPRLDGLTVLRRIRAGGSTLPVIVLTARGNWMERVEGIDAGADDYLPKPFQMEELVARLGAVLRRTGGHASPLIEVGRLTLETRRRTASIDGRSIDLSALEFRLVRYLAHHRGRVVSQVELSEHVYETDREPDSNALEVLIGRIRRKIGPDLITTRRGQGYLMEG, encoded by the coding sequence ATGCGCATCCTCGTGGTCGAGGACGAGGCGGCGATCGCGCGCGAGGTGGCGGCGGCGCTGCGCGAGGTCGGCTATGTCGTCGACGTCACCGACAACGGCGAGGACGCCTGGTTCCTGGCCGACACCGAGAATCTCGACGCCATGGTGCTCGACCTCGGCCTGCCCCGCCTCGACGGCCTCACCGTGCTGCGCCGGATCCGCGCCGGCGGCTCGACGCTGCCGGTGATCGTGCTCACCGCCCGCGGCAACTGGATGGAGCGGGTCGAGGGCATCGACGCCGGCGCCGACGACTACCTGCCGAAGCCGTTCCAGATGGAGGAGCTGGTCGCCCGGCTCGGCGCCGTGCTGCGCCGCACCGGCGGCCACGCCTCGCCGCTGATCGAGGTTGGGCGGCTGACGCTGGAGACCCGGCGGCGCACCGCCTCGATCGACGGCCGCTCGATCGACCTGTCGGCGCTGGAATTCCGCCTCGTGCGCTACCTCGCCCACCACCGCGGCCGGGTGGTCAGCCAGGTCGAACTGTCCGAACACGTCTACGAGACCGACCGCGAGCCCGATTCCAACGCGCTGGAGGTGCTGATCGGCCGGATTCGGCGCAAGATCGGCCCCGACCTGATCACCACCCGGCGCGGCCAGGGCTACCTGATGGAGGGATGA
- a CDS encoding sensor histidine kinase: MRLVPFDPRSLRVRLMLLAALSIGLTLLVAGVTLSVVFERHIERRIADELSFRWTELAGSLRLDAEGRPELARSPADPRYGRPLSGAYWQVEAAGGAPLRSRSLWDRRLETPADAPTDAAFEIDGFEPDSEFYVVSRPVVLVGAGGEDVPLTLSVALDHDEIQAARESFDADLVKALSVIAAALLAGALLQAHLGLSPLRTLRERIAAIRAGRTDRLGAGFPSEIQPLADDLDRLLDRQDVLIGRARDRAGALAHGFKTPLTILTLESRRLADAGDADGARVLREQVEIMRRHVERELARARIRGSALGGSALGAGRAAELGLTVHRLVDTVRRLPFSDRIDFSVDVPAELRIRMDRDDLGEVVGNLLDNARKFAVSAIAVRAVVDATAGLVRVEVADDGPGFDRPAAPERNHDGSGLGLAIVEDVLGAYGTHLTRDRSGGRTVVGFTIGRAEPTWEGKVAAE; encoded by the coding sequence ATGCGCCTCGTGCCGTTCGATCCGCGCTCGCTCCGGGTGCGGCTGATGCTCTTGGCGGCGCTGTCGATCGGCCTGACGCTGCTCGTCGCCGGCGTCACGCTGTCGGTGGTGTTCGAGCGGCACATCGAGCGGCGCATCGCCGACGAGCTGTCGTTCCGCTGGACCGAGCTCGCCGGCTCGCTGCGGCTCGACGCCGAGGGCCGGCCCGAGCTCGCCCGCAGCCCGGCGGATCCTCGCTACGGCCGGCCGCTGTCGGGCGCCTATTGGCAGGTCGAGGCAGCCGGCGGCGCCCCGTTGCGCTCGCGCTCGCTGTGGGACCGCCGCCTCGAGACGCCCGCCGACGCCCCGACCGACGCCGCCTTCGAGATCGACGGCTTCGAGCCGGACAGCGAATTCTACGTCGTCTCGCGCCCGGTCGTGCTCGTGGGCGCCGGCGGCGAGGACGTGCCGTTGACGCTCTCGGTGGCGCTCGACCACGACGAGATCCAGGCGGCGCGCGAGTCCTTCGACGCCGACCTCGTCAAGGCGCTGTCGGTGATCGCCGCCGCCCTGCTCGCCGGCGCGCTGCTGCAGGCTCACCTCGGCCTCTCCCCCCTGCGGACCCTGCGCGAGCGGATCGCGGCGATCCGCGCCGGCCGCACCGACCGGCTCGGCGCCGGCTTCCCGTCCGAGATCCAGCCGCTCGCCGACGACCTCGACCGCCTGCTCGACCGCCAGGACGTGCTGATCGGCCGCGCCCGCGACCGCGCCGGCGCCCTCGCCCACGGCTTCAAGACACCGCTCACCATCCTGACGCTGGAATCGCGCCGGCTCGCCGACGCCGGCGACGCCGACGGCGCCCGCGTGCTGCGCGAGCAGGTCGAGATCATGCGCCGCCACGTCGAGCGCGAGCTCGCCCGCGCCCGCATCCGCGGCTCGGCGCTCGGCGGCAGCGCCCTCGGCGCCGGCCGGGCCGCCGAACTCGGCCTCACCGTGCACCGGCTGGTCGACACCGTGCGCCGGCTGCCCTTCTCCGACCGGATCGACTTCTCCGTCGACGTGCCCGCGGAGCTGCGCATCCGCATGGACCGCGACGACCTCGGCGAGGTCGTCGGCAACCTGCTCGACAACGCCCGCAAGTTCGCGGTCTCGGCGATCGCGGTCCGCGCCGTGGTCGACGCCACCGCCGGCCTCGTCCGCGTCGAGGTCGCCGACGACGGCCCCGGCTTCGACCGCCCGGCCGCCCCCGAACGCAACCACGACGGCAGCGGCCTCGGCCTCGCCATCGTCGAGGACGTCCTCGGCGCCTACGGCACCCACCTGACCCGCGACCGGAGCGGCGGGCGGACGGTGGTGGGGTTCACGATCGGCCGGGCCGAGCCGACGTGGGAGGGCAAGGTGGCGGCGGAGTAG
- a CDS encoding tetratricopeptide repeat protein: MGWISDECLDKLCGLVTGTLLIGGGLAVGGGLLPVGVGVAEAAVGAVGLATTMLRGRGKDPQAVYARARKAIAAGVRQQLDAEQPGWAEQADAEAAVLRLADVADRISFEAGALVALDLKTQDIVRFLMLRAAGVEPLFHPETGNDTYRTILAATLRETFATLRADAGFWESLRPAIDEETFARLTSLIEGQTDMLGLLRDVDATTRRTEIKVDELVDHHRAERVERAEDRAMLAEILARMRAQDAPTLAAAAQAGIPEATIIEIARRILPTIEDSDSALRELEKAVAVAIRVAEEGRHGTNLGAFIDDILARVAALSREARFEAAIEVADDAFAAWEHEEVTRRAEEEERRARSREAGTRLLRAAYDQAVLARDVRSAAERLVRIVDLEHADPESRHHALRAVQDENHVEGRDRGTRLPLEISIELARIGLARASNPDERGAMCNDLGTALAILGAREAGTARLDEAVAAYRAALEERSRERVPLDWAMTLNNLGSALAILGAREAGTARLEEAVAAYRAALEERTRERVPLDWAATQNNLGNALRTLGEREAGAARVEEAVAAYRAALEERTRERVPLDWAMTLNNLGNVLVTLGEREAGTGRLEEAVAAYRASLEELTRERVPFAWATTQNNLGDALRSLGEREAGTARLKEAVAAFRAALEVRTRERMPLYWAVTQHNLALACLRFFERTRRQNDLDAALTAMERALEVFRGAQVSHYFDLTIALREAILAARDSPPPGASN, translated from the coding sequence ATGGGCTGGATCAGTGACGAGTGCCTCGACAAACTCTGCGGTCTGGTGACCGGCACGCTGCTGATCGGCGGCGGGCTGGCCGTCGGCGGCGGTCTGCTTCCGGTCGGCGTCGGTGTCGCCGAGGCGGCGGTCGGCGCCGTCGGCCTCGCCACCACCATGCTGCGCGGCCGCGGCAAGGACCCGCAGGCGGTTTACGCCCGCGCCCGCAAGGCCATTGCGGCAGGCGTGCGCCAGCAGCTCGACGCCGAACAGCCCGGCTGGGCCGAACAGGCCGATGCCGAGGCTGCCGTTCTGCGGCTCGCCGATGTCGCCGACCGGATCAGCTTCGAGGCGGGCGCGCTCGTCGCCCTGGACCTGAAGACCCAGGACATCGTCCGCTTCCTGATGCTCCGCGCCGCGGGGGTGGAGCCGCTGTTCCATCCCGAAACGGGCAACGACACCTATCGCACGATCCTCGCCGCCACCCTGCGCGAAACCTTCGCCACGCTCAGGGCCGACGCCGGCTTCTGGGAGAGCCTGCGCCCTGCGATCGACGAGGAGACCTTCGCGCGGCTGACGAGCCTGATCGAAGGGCAGACCGACATGCTCGGTCTCCTCCGCGACGTCGACGCCACGACGCGGCGCACCGAGATCAAGGTCGACGAACTGGTCGACCATCACCGCGCCGAGCGGGTCGAACGCGCGGAAGACCGCGCGATGCTGGCCGAGATCCTGGCGCGCATGCGTGCGCAGGACGCCCCGACACTGGCAGCGGCGGCCCAGGCCGGCATCCCCGAAGCGACCATCATCGAAATCGCCCGGCGCATCCTTCCGACTATCGAGGACTCCGACAGCGCCCTCCGCGAACTGGAGAAAGCCGTCGCGGTCGCGATCCGCGTCGCCGAGGAGGGGCGGCACGGCACCAACCTCGGTGCCTTCATCGACGACATCCTCGCGCGTGTCGCCGCGCTTTCCAGGGAAGCCCGCTTCGAAGCGGCGATCGAAGTCGCCGACGACGCCTTCGCGGCCTGGGAACACGAGGAAGTCACCCGCCGAGCCGAAGAAGAGGAGCGCCGTGCCCGCAGCCGCGAGGCTGGCACGCGCTTGCTCCGCGCCGCCTACGACCAGGCCGTTCTGGCGCGCGATGTTCGATCGGCGGCCGAGCGCTTGGTGCGCATCGTCGACCTCGAACACGCCGACCCGGAAAGCCGTCATCACGCCCTCCGTGCCGTCCAGGACGAAAACCATGTCGAGGGCCGGGATCGTGGCACCCGACTGCCACTGGAGATCTCGATCGAACTCGCCCGCATCGGCCTCGCCCGAGCCAGCAATCCCGACGAAAGAGGTGCAATGTGCAACGATCTCGGCACCGCGCTCGCGATCCTCGGTGCGCGTGAGGCGGGGACGGCGCGGCTCGATGAGGCGGTGGCGGCCTATCGGGCGGCGTTGGAGGAACGCTCGCGCGAGCGGGTGCCGCTCGACTGGGCGATGACGCTGAACAACCTCGGCAGCGCGCTCGCTATCCTCGGCGCGCGTGAGGCGGGGACGGCGCGGCTCGAGGAGGCGGTGGCGGCCTATCGGGCGGCGCTGGAGGAAAGGACGCGCGAGCGGGTGCCGCTCGACTGGGCGGCGACGCAGAACAACCTCGGCAACGCGCTAAGGACTCTCGGCGAGCGGGAGGCGGGGGCGGCGCGGGTCGAGGAGGCGGTGGCGGCCTACCGGGCGGCGCTGGAGGAACGGACGCGCGAGCGGGTGCCGCTCGATTGGGCGATGACGCTGAACAACCTCGGCAACGTGCTCGTGACCCTGGGCGAGCGGGAGGCGGGGACGGGAAGGCTCGAAGAGGCGGTGGCAGCCTATCGGGCGTCGCTGGAGGAGTTGACGCGCGAGCGGGTACCGTTCGCCTGGGCGACGACGCAGAACAACCTCGGTGACGCGCTCAGGTCCTTGGGCGAGCGGGAGGCGGGGACGGCGCGGCTCAAGGAGGCGGTGGCGGCCTTCCGGGCGGCCCTAGAGGTGCGCACGCGCGAGCGGATGCCGCTCTATTGGGCGGTGACGCAGCACAACCTTGCCTTAGCTTGTCTAAGATTCTTCGAGCGCACGAGGCGCCAGAATGATCTCGATGCCGCACTTACGGCTATGGAAAGAGCCCTTGAGGTCTTCCGCGGGGCACAGGTGTCCCACTATTTCGACCTCACCATCGCCCTTCGAGAGGCCATCCTCGCCGCCCGCGACAGTCCCCCGCCCGGCGCCAGCAACTGA
- a CDS encoding type II toxin-antitoxin system VapB family antitoxin, with the protein MRTNIDIDDDLIAEAMRLTGLPTKKATVEEALRRIVRAEHLRTVLRDSAGIGWEGGLEEMRLGRDRLPPP; encoded by the coding sequence ATGCGCACCAACATCGACATCGACGACGATCTCATCGCCGAGGCCATGCGGCTCACCGGGCTTCCCACCAAGAAGGCGACGGTGGAGGAGGCTTTGCGGCGGATCGTGCGCGCCGAACACTTGCGCACCGTCCTCCGCGACTCCGCGGGGATCGGCTGGGAAGGCGGTCTCGAGGAGATGCGGCTCGGCCGGGACCGTCTGCCGCCGCCATGA
- the vapC gene encoding type II toxin-antitoxin system VapC family toxin, with protein sequence MIVVDSSVWIDHFNDRRDEPAVRTFRAIADPTEVLVGDIILLELLRGARGDRHAARLAAVLEAFETRSMLDARGAVLAARNDRFLREKGVTLRKLPDLVIASFCMDGGHDLLTKDRDFLPFAEHLGLRLL encoded by the coding sequence ATGATCGTCGTCGACAGCTCGGTCTGGATCGACCACTTCAACGACCGTCGCGACGAACCGGCGGTCCGGACCTTCCGGGCCATCGCCGACCCCACCGAGGTCCTGGTCGGCGACATCATCCTGCTCGAGTTGCTGCGCGGCGCTCGCGGCGACCGCCATGCCGCCCGTCTCGCGGCCGTGCTGGAGGCCTTCGAGACGCGATCCATGCTGGACGCGCGGGGCGCCGTACTGGCCGCGCGCAACGATCGGTTCCTGCGCGAAAAAGGCGTTACCTTGCGCAAGCTGCCGGACCTCGTCATCGCCAGCTTCTGCATGGACGGCGGACACGACCTGCTGACGAAGGACCGCGACTTCCTGCCCTTCGCAGAGCATCTCGGCCTGCGGCTCCTCTGA
- a CDS encoding protein meaA — protein sequence MTDDNANGRSGGPRRDQPWIFRTYAGHSTAAASNALYRGNLAKGQTGLSVAFDLPTQTGYDPDDVLARGEVGKVGVPVAHLGDMRRLFADIPLERMNTSMTINATAAWLLALYVAAADEQGADRAKLNGTTQNDIVKEYLSRGTYVFPPAPSLRLTTDVIAWTYRAMPKWNPMNVCSYHLQEAGATPVQELAFALATACTILDGMKASGAIPEAEFPAAVARISFFVNAGMRFVTEIAKMRAFTELWDEILETRYGVEDPKLRRFRYGVQVNSLGLTEPQPENNVTRILIEMLAVVLSKNARARAVQLPAWNEALGLPRPWDQQWSLRMQQIMAFETDLLEYGDIFDGSTVMTAKVEALKAEARDELARIAAMGGAVAAVESGYMKRALVESNTRRLAGIEAGEQVVVGVNKFRETEASPLAAGADGGILTVPEHVEAEAIEALKAWRAARDQKAVDAALEELRRAAAEGRNVMEPSIAAAKAGVTTGEWGRTLRAVFGEYRAPTGVGAAASASAGEIEAVRAAVDDVSAAMGRRLKFLVGKPGLDGHSNGAEQIAVRARDCGMEVVYEGIRLTPAEIVNAALEESVHVVGLSILSGSHVPLVREVMGRMRDNGLDDVPVVVGGIIPPDDAETLRAMGVAAVYTPKDFQLTDIMADIVRIVRAGTKQAA from the coding sequence ATGACGGACGACAACGCGAACGGCCGTTCGGGCGGCCCGCGGCGCGACCAGCCCTGGATCTTCCGCACCTATGCCGGCCATTCCACGGCCGCGGCGTCCAACGCGCTCTACCGCGGCAACCTCGCTAAGGGTCAGACCGGCCTGTCGGTCGCCTTCGACCTGCCGACCCAGACCGGCTACGACCCCGACGACGTGCTCGCCCGCGGCGAGGTCGGCAAGGTCGGCGTGCCCGTCGCCCATCTCGGCGACATGCGCCGCCTGTTCGCCGACATCCCGCTCGAGCGGATGAACACCTCCATGACGATCAACGCGACGGCCGCCTGGCTGCTCGCGCTCTACGTCGCCGCCGCCGACGAGCAGGGCGCCGACCGCGCCAAGCTCAACGGCACGACGCAGAACGACATCGTCAAGGAATACCTCTCCCGCGGCACCTACGTGTTCCCGCCGGCGCCCTCGCTCCGGCTGACCACCGACGTCATCGCCTGGACCTACCGGGCGATGCCGAAGTGGAACCCGATGAACGTGTGCTCCTACCACCTGCAGGAGGCCGGCGCGACGCCGGTGCAGGAGCTCGCCTTCGCGCTCGCCACCGCCTGCACCATCCTCGACGGCATGAAGGCCTCGGGCGCGATCCCGGAGGCCGAGTTCCCGGCCGCGGTGGCGCGGATCTCCTTCTTCGTCAACGCCGGCATGCGCTTCGTGACCGAGATCGCGAAGATGCGCGCCTTCACCGAGCTCTGGGACGAGATCCTGGAGACGCGCTACGGCGTCGAGGACCCCAAGCTGCGCCGCTTCCGCTACGGCGTCCAGGTCAACTCGCTCGGCCTCACCGAGCCGCAGCCGGAGAACAACGTCACCCGCATCCTGATCGAGATGCTGGCCGTCGTTCTCTCCAAGAACGCCCGCGCCCGCGCCGTGCAGCTGCCGGCCTGGAACGAGGCGCTCGGCCTGCCGCGTCCGTGGGACCAGCAGTGGTCGCTGCGCATGCAGCAGATCATGGCCTTCGAGACCGATCTGCTCGAATACGGCGACATCTTCGACGGCTCCACCGTGATGACCGCCAAGGTCGAGGCGCTGAAGGCCGAGGCGCGCGACGAACTCGCCCGCATCGCCGCCATGGGCGGCGCGGTCGCCGCCGTCGAGAGCGGCTACATGAAGCGCGCCCTGGTCGAGAGCAACACCCGCCGCCTCGCCGGCATCGAGGCCGGCGAGCAGGTCGTCGTCGGCGTCAACAAGTTCCGCGAGACCGAGGCCTCGCCGCTCGCCGCCGGGGCCGACGGCGGCATCCTGACCGTGCCCGAGCACGTCGAGGCCGAGGCGATCGAGGCGCTGAAGGCCTGGCGCGCCGCGCGCGACCAGAAGGCGGTCGACGCCGCGCTGGAGGAGCTCCGCCGCGCCGCCGCCGAGGGCCGCAACGTCATGGAGCCCTCGATCGCCGCCGCCAAGGCCGGCGTCACCACCGGCGAATGGGGCCGCACGCTGCGCGCCGTGTTCGGCGAGTACCGCGCCCCCACCGGCGTCGGCGCCGCCGCCTCGGCGTCGGCCGGCGAGATCGAGGCGGTGCGCGCCGCCGTCGACGACGTCTCCGCCGCCATGGGCCGCCGGCTCAAGTTCCTGGTCGGCAAGCCCGGCCTCGACGGCCATTCCAACGGCGCCGAGCAGATCGCCGTCCGCGCCCGCGACTGCGGCATGGAAGTGGTCTACGAGGGCATCCGCCTGACCCCGGCCGAGATCGTCAACGCCGCGCTCGAGGAGAGCGTACACGTCGTCGGCCTGTCGATCCTGTCCGGCAGCCACGTGCCGCTGGTGCGCGAGGTGATGGGCCGCATGCGCGACAACGGCCTCGACGACGTTCCCGTCGTCGTCGGCGGCATCATCCCGCCCGACGACGCCGAGACGCTCCGCGCCATGGGCGTCGCCGCCGTCTACACCCCCAAGGACTTCCAGCTCACCGACATCATGGCCGACATCGTCAGGATCGTGCGCGCGGGGACGAAGCAGGCGGCGTGA
- the ccrA gene encoding crotonyl-CoA carboxylase/reductase, with translation MSALPTPAEGAPLKDLYDIGEIPPLGHVPEKMWAWAIRKDRHGPPDTAMQLEVVPTWKLDSHDVLVLVMAAGVNYNGVWASLGKPISPFDGHKQPFHVAGSDASGIVWAVGSKVTRWKVGDEVVVHCNQDEGDDEECNGGDPMLSPSQRIWGYETADGSFAQFCRVQSRQLLPRPQHLTWEESASYMLTLATAYRMLYGHQPHTLKPGQNVLVWGASGGLGVFAVQICAAVGANAIGVISDESKRDYVMSLGAKGVINRKDFACWGQLPKVGSPEYDTWFNEARKFGKAIWDVTGKGNNVDIVFEHPGEATFPVSSFVVKRGGMVVFCAGTSGFNITFDARYVWMHQKRIQGSHFAHLKQASEANRFVLNRRVDPCMSEVFAWDQIPAAHMKMWKNQHAPGNMAVLVNAPRTGLVSFEDVLEASRR, from the coding sequence ATGAGCGCGCTGCCCACGCCCGCCGAAGGCGCCCCCCTCAAGGATCTCTACGACATCGGCGAGATCCCCCCGCTCGGCCACGTGCCGGAGAAGATGTGGGCCTGGGCGATCCGCAAGGACCGCCACGGCCCGCCCGACACCGCCATGCAGCTCGAGGTCGTGCCGACCTGGAAGCTCGACAGCCACGACGTGCTGGTGCTCGTGATGGCCGCCGGCGTCAACTACAACGGCGTCTGGGCCTCGCTCGGCAAGCCGATCTCACCCTTCGACGGCCACAAGCAGCCGTTCCATGTCGCCGGGTCCGACGCGTCCGGCATCGTCTGGGCGGTCGGCTCGAAGGTGACGCGCTGGAAGGTCGGCGACGAGGTCGTCGTCCACTGCAATCAGGACGAAGGCGACGACGAGGAGTGCAATGGCGGCGACCCGATGCTGTCGCCGTCGCAGCGGATCTGGGGCTACGAGACCGCCGACGGCTCGTTCGCCCAGTTCTGCCGGGTGCAGAGCCGCCAGCTGCTGCCGCGCCCGCAGCACCTGACCTGGGAGGAGAGCGCCTCCTACATGCTGACGCTGGCGACCGCCTACCGCATGCTCTACGGCCATCAGCCGCACACGCTGAAGCCGGGCCAGAACGTGCTGGTCTGGGGCGCGTCCGGCGGCCTCGGCGTGTTCGCGGTGCAGATCTGCGCCGCCGTCGGCGCCAACGCCATCGGCGTGATCTCCGACGAGTCCAAGCGCGACTACGTCATGAGCCTCGGCGCCAAGGGCGTGATCAACCGCAAGGACTTCGCCTGCTGGGGCCAACTGCCCAAGGTCGGCTCGCCGGAATACGACACCTGGTTCAACGAGGCGCGCAAGTTCGGCAAGGCGATCTGGGACGTCACCGGCAAGGGCAACAACGTCGACATCGTGTTCGAGCACCCCGGCGAGGCGACCTTCCCGGTGTCGTCCTTCGTGGTCAAGCGCGGCGGCATGGTGGTGTTCTGCGCCGGCACCTCCGGCTTCAACATCACCTTCGACGCCCGCTACGTCTGGATGCACCAGAAGCGCATCCAGGGCTCGCATTTCGCCCACCTGAAGCAGGCGAGCGAGGCCAACCGCTTCGTGCTGAACCGCCGCGTCGACCCGTGCATGTCCGAGGTGTTCGCCTGGGACCAGATCCCGGCCGCGCACATGAAGATGTGGAAGAACCAGCACGCCCCCGGCAACATGGCCGTGCTGGTCAACGCGCCGCGGACCGGGCTAGTCTCCTTCGAGGACGTGCTCGAGGCGAGCAGGCGCTGA
- a CDS encoding DMT family transporter, whose product MSRAALASPAVATDAEPPFLKVAPAVFVALWSTGFIAAKYGAPVAGPFSLLAIRFLFVIPILALAATVLKRRWPDARTAVHAMVAGALIHGLYLGGIFWAVKHGLPAGFAGLVVGLQPVLTAFFARALIGERVAAAHVGGLALGLVGVALVLWPKLTGFDGLSPVVVAVALGAVAAISLGTVYAKRFASGCDLVTGTALQFVGASVIGIPMAVAEGFSYVPSLQLALVIAWLVLMLSIGAVMLLLAMMRHGAASRVATLFYLVPPTTLGFAYLLFDETLGAIQLVGTALVVAAVLVATRGVKRTTA is encoded by the coding sequence ATGTCCCGCGCCGCCCTCGCCTCACCCGCCGTCGCCACCGACGCCGAGCCCCCGTTCCTGAAGGTCGCGCCGGCCGTCTTCGTGGCGCTGTGGTCGACCGGCTTCATCGCCGCGAAATACGGCGCGCCGGTCGCCGGGCCGTTCTCGCTGCTGGCGATCCGCTTCCTGTTCGTGATCCCGATCCTGGCGCTCGCGGCGACGGTGCTGAAGCGGCGCTGGCCGGACGCGCGGACGGCCGTGCACGCGATGGTCGCCGGCGCTCTGATCCACGGGCTCTATCTCGGCGGCATCTTCTGGGCGGTGAAGCACGGCCTGCCCGCCGGCTTCGCTGGGCTGGTGGTCGGGCTGCAGCCGGTGCTGACGGCCTTCTTCGCGCGCGCCCTGATCGGCGAGCGGGTCGCCGCGGCGCATGTCGGCGGCCTCGCGCTCGGGCTCGTCGGCGTCGCGCTGGTGCTGTGGCCGAAGCTGACCGGCTTCGACGGGCTGTCGCCGGTGGTGGTCGCGGTGGCGCTCGGGGCCGTCGCGGCGATCTCGCTCGGCACGGTCTACGCCAAGCGCTTCGCCTCGGGCTGCGACCTCGTCACCGGCACGGCGCTGCAGTTCGTCGGCGCCTCGGTGATCGGCATCCCGATGGCCGTGGCCGAGGGCTTCTCCTACGTGCCGTCGCTGCAACTCGCCCTGGTGATCGCCTGGCTGGTGCTGATGCTGTCGATCGGGGCGGTGATGCTGCTGCTCGCCATGATGCGGCACGGTGCCGCGTCGAGGGTGGCGACGCTTTTCTATCTGGTGCCGCCGACGACGCTCGGCTTCGCCTACCTGCTGTTCGACGAGACGCTCGGCGCGATCCAACTGGTCGGCACCGCGCTGGTGGTGGCGGCGGTTCTGGTGGCGACGCGCGGGGTGAAACGCACGACGGCGTGA
- a CDS encoding YihY/virulence factor BrkB family protein, which produces MKRLRRSFAIVWRAIDLFTATDGWAIASHVALTSLMAIFPFLIFLTAVAAFFDMSDLARTVVELLFESVPERVAGPIAAEVKNVLLIPRGDVLTFGVGLAVYFASSGVEALRVGLNRAYGCVEHRSFLLLRLESIVFVLLGTVVLLTLAFLVVLTPVIWNAVTRYAPQLHEFERSFDLVRYAVTVVVLGIGLVVAHLWIPAGRRRMRDVMPGVGLTLGAWIVGGVGFATYISNFANYASTYAGLAGVMTALVFLYLIAAILLFGASVNAAKIELRAEREMARQMAEAGAGATPSGGSPD; this is translated from the coding sequence ATGAAGAGACTGCGACGCTCTTTCGCAATCGTCTGGCGGGCGATCGACCTGTTCACCGCCACCGACGGCTGGGCGATCGCCAGCCACGTCGCCCTGACGTCGCTGATGGCGATCTTTCCGTTCCTGATCTTCCTGACCGCGGTCGCCGCCTTCTTCGACATGAGCGACCTCGCCCGCACCGTGGTCGAACTGCTGTTCGAGTCGGTGCCCGAGCGCGTCGCCGGCCCGATCGCCGCCGAGGTCAAGAACGTGCTGCTGATCCCGCGCGGCGACGTGCTCACCTTCGGCGTCGGCCTCGCGGTCTACTTCGCCTCCTCGGGCGTCGAGGCGCTGCGCGTCGGCCTCAACCGCGCCTACGGCTGCGTCGAGCACCGCTCCTTCCTGCTGCTGCGCCTCGAGAGCATCGTCTTCGTCCTGCTCGGCACAGTCGTCCTGCTGACGCTCGCCTTCCTGGTGGTACTGACGCCGGTGATCTGGAACGCCGTCACGCGCTACGCCCCGCAACTGCACGAGTTCGAGCGCTCCTTCGATCTCGTGCGCTACGCCGTGACGGTGGTGGTGCTCGGGATCGGGCTCGTGGTCGCCCATCTCTGGATCCCGGCGGGGCGGCGGCGGATGCGCGACGTCATGCCCGGCGTCGGCCTGACGCTCGGCGCCTGGATCGTCGGCGGCGTCGGCTTCGCCACCTACATCTCCAACTTCGCCAACTACGCCTCCACCTACGCCGGCCTCGCCGGCGTGATGACCGCGCTGGTCTTCCTCTACCTGATCGCCGCGATCCTCTTGTTCGGCGCCTCGGTCAACGCCGCCAAGATCGAGCTGCGCGCCGAGCGCGAGATGGCCCGGCAGATGGCCGAGGCGGGTGCGGGAGCCACGCCCTCCGGCGGCTCGCCGGACTGA